In Candidatus Poribacteria bacterium, the following proteins share a genomic window:
- a CDS encoding MoxR family ATPase produces the protein METAESLKTAKENILNELRKRIIGQNEVIEQLLIALFSQGHCLLVGVPGLAKTLLISTFAQILKLPFNRIQFTPDLMPSDIIGTDIIEEGEAGKRAFRFIKGPVFANVVLADEINRTPPKTQAALLQAMQEYQVTAGGRTYPLERPFFVLATQNPIEQEGTYPLPEAQLDRFMFHITIDYPDKAAEKDIVMTTTAAYEPEINPVVTGEEVLQIQQVVRKVPIAEAIVDYAVELSRQTRPASDVPEFVQDWVQWGAGPRASQYLVLGAKARAILQGRYHVAYEDIKAVAVPVLRHRILTNFNAEADGITSLDIINGLLEKVEPPVV, from the coding sequence ATGGAAACCGCCGAATCTTTGAAAACGGCAAAAGAAAATATTTTAAACGAACTGAGAAAACGAATCATCGGACAAAATGAAGTTATTGAACAACTTCTTATCGCACTCTTCTCACAGGGGCACTGCCTACTTGTAGGAGTGCCAGGGTTAGCGAAAACCCTATTAATCAGTACATTCGCGCAGATTCTCAAACTCCCTTTCAACCGAATCCAATTTACACCAGACCTGATGCCGTCGGACATTATCGGCACCGATATTATTGAGGAAGGTGAAGCCGGAAAACGCGCCTTCCGCTTTATCAAAGGACCTGTCTTTGCTAACGTTGTCCTTGCTGATGAGATTAACCGGACACCTCCTAAAACACAAGCTGCGCTTCTACAAGCAATGCAGGAATACCAAGTCACCGCAGGCGGCAGAACATATCCATTGGAACGTCCGTTTTTCGTTTTAGCAACTCAGAACCCGATTGAACAGGAAGGGACTTACCCCTTACCGGAAGCACAACTCGACCGGTTTATGTTCCATATCACAATTGACTATCCCGATAAAGCTGCCGAAAAAGACATTGTGATGACGACCACGGCGGCTTATGAACCCGAGATAAACCCTGTTGTCACCGGAGAAGAGGTACTGCAAATACAGCAGGTCGTGCGGAAGGTACCTATCGCCGAGGCGATTGTGGATTATGCAGTGGAATTGAGTCGGCAGACGCGTCCTGCTTCAGATGTTCCTGAGTTTGTTCAGGATTGGGTGCAATGGGGAGCAGGTCCGCGGGCATCACAGTATCTCGTATTGGGTGCAAAGGCGCGCGCTATTCTTCAAGGACGCTATCATGTCGCTTATGAGGATATCAAAGCAGTCGCTGTACCTGTCCTGCGCCACCGAATTTTAACCAATTTTAACGCGGAAGCGGACGGTATCACGAGTTTGGATATTATCAATGGGCTGTTAGAAAAGGTTGAACCGCCAGTGGTGTAG